TTTCTTTTGTTTTATTTGGCTCTGTTGAAAAACTCAACTTTAGGTTTGGAAGTTCAATACTTTTATCATTCTGATTAAGCAATATGCCTGAGAATTGCGTATGACTTGTATCAACTTTACGGAGTTTTAACTTTTCTATATAAATAAGTTGATATTGTTCGGCTGACTTATTGCAGTGCATTATTCCGCAAACATAATTAAACGCATGACTAACGGTCGGGCTTGCATGCATGAGCTTAGGATTAAACCAGAGAATTTGAAAAGTAAAAACTAAAATTAAAATAAGGTTAGCAGAACTCCAGAGCGTGTAGTACAGCCAACTATGCTTTTTATTATTGTCTTGTTCTTGCGAGGAAGTTTGTTCAGCTAAATTAAGATTTGGTAGGGCGTTAATAGGTTCGTTATGAAAATAATTTAAGTTGTTGAGATAAGTTAAAAGATCAATATTGGAATTTTCAACTTTTTGATCAAAGATATCTAACACATGTGAATGTGTCATATATCTCGTTTGCATTGAACCATTGGCTAATGTAGATGAATTAACTATGACAGGATTTTCAATATTAATCAGATGGGTGAGTGCATTAAAGCTCGAATCACATTTAGGGCAACAAACCATACCCTGAGCAACAGTCAATTGAGTAAGAGATACTTTATAAACTGTTAAACACTTAGGGCAGCGGGTTTGTTTTTCATTCATGAGTTAAAAGTCTCAATTTATTGTTTTACGTTTTCCTGAAATGCGACACCAGTTCTCTTCGCGCTTTTCGACATCTAATATATCAAAAAATTCAGAATAAACACCTGAAACATCAGCAACTTGCTCTTCAATTACACCTGCGAGTGCGAACTCACCCTCAGATTTAATTAAATTTGCAAACTCTGGCGCAAGTACCATTAATGGACCAGCCAAAATATTTGCAACTAGAACATCTGCTTGCTGAGGTTTGAACTCTTGATCGAATTCTTCAGGAAGGCCTACATATAGTCCGTCTAATACCCCATTAAGTTCAGCATTTTGTTTTGTTGCTAAAACAGCTTGAGGGTCAATATCTGTGGCATATACTTTTTTTGCGCCTAATAATAAAGCGGCTACACCTAAAATGCCTGAACCACAACCATAATCAATCACGATCTTATCTTTAACGTCAGTTTTACCTAGCCATTGTAAGCATAAGAAGGTACTTGCATGGTTACCTGTACCAAACGCAAGACCTGGATCTAACTTAATATTTGTTGCATCTGCTTCTGGTGGCTCTAGCCATTCAGGTACGATCCAGAACTTTTCCCCAATTTGGATTGGTTCGTAATAATCCATCCAGGCGCGTTCCCATACTTGGTCTTCAAGTTCTTCGTGACGTATAGGAGCATCTGGAAGTTGAGCTTTTAAGAAAGCTTCTAAAGTGTCGACATCAATTGGGTCTTGTTCGTCTTGTTGATAGATGCCTGTCACGATTACTTTGTTCCATAAAGGTGTTTCACCTGGTAATGGTTCAAGTAAAGCCTGATCTTCAGCATCATCCAGAGTTACGCTTACCGCACCTAGAGACATTAAAAGTGTTTCTGTGAACTCAACTTGTTCTTGATCAACGGTAATGTGTATTTGTAACCACTTCACGAAAAGGACCTAAAAATTTTATTTAAAGGCGTATTGTAGCGGACTAGATCATTTTAAAAAAGAAAGCGGCTCATCTTTAATGAGCCGTCTTTGAAAATACTGATGAGATGTGGCGGAAAATAAATAACTTCTTCTCTACCTTATTTCAAAACTGCTTAAGGAGCAGGGGCTTTAAATTGTAGTTTACCGTTTTCGTTTGGTTCACAAGTACCATTAAAGGTTACACCATTATGGCTATAAGATACCCATTCACCTTGCTGTTTTTTTACACAAGCTCTAAGTTCTTTTTGCGCAACTGATTTGCTCGAATCTGCAGTATGACTAGCTGTTTTGCTTGATTTAGCCGTATGAGTCGATTTAGCAGTATGATTCGTCGCAGCGTGAGTAAACGTTACGCCTGAAAAACAAAGGAGAGATGCGGTTAAGATTTTTAACATAGTCGTTTTCATTTTGTGTTCCTTCTCGTTGCGTTAATTTTAAAGTCGTAGAAGTGCTGTACATTTTTTATTCTAAGATGAAAAATTCTTAAAAACATTCACTTTGTATTGAATTCATGCAACAAAATGTCAAAACATGTGGAGTACCGTAAACCGTGTAGAGACAATTTTGTAATTATGTACATCAATAAGCAGATAATTTTGCTATAATGTTCCGTCTTTTTTTTCTGGTGTTTTGTACTCATGCACTACCCTAAAGTTTATGATGTTATTGTTATCGGCGGCGGTCACGCAGGTACGGAAGCGGCCCTTGCTGCTGCGCGTATGGGACGACAGACTTTGCTTTTGACCCATAACATTGAGACTTTGGGTCAAATGAGTTGTAACCCAGCAATCGGTGGTATTGGTAAGTCGCATTTAGTACGCGAAATTGATGCACTTGGTGGCGCAATGGCGTTAGCTGCCGATAAAGGTGGTATTCAGTTCCGTATTTTAAACTCGCGTAAAGGCGCAGCAGTGCGTGCAACACGTGCTCAAGCTGACCGTGTGCGCTATAAAGCTGCCATCCGCGATACTTTGGAAAATCAAGCAAATCTTGATATTTTCCAGCAAGCAGCTGATGACCTGATTGTTGAAGGTGATACAGTTAAAGGTGTAGTTACCCAAATGGGTATTCGCTTTGATGCTAAAACTGTGGTGTTGACTACAGGTACATTCCTAGGCGGTGTAATTCACGTTGGTTTAGAAAAATCAAGCGGTGGCCGTGCTGGTGATCCACCTTCTATTGCACTTGCTCAACGTTTACGTGAATTAAAACTACCTGTGGGGCGTTTAAAAACTGGAACTCCACCACGTATTGATGCGCGTTCGGTTGATTTTTCAGTCATGATTCCACAGCCGGGTGATTTCCCGTCTCCGGTCATGTCATTCATGGGTGATGCTTCTATGCACCCAGAACAAGTAAATTGTTATATCACGCATACGAATGAAAAAACTCACGACATTATTCGTGGTGGTTTAGATCGTTCACCAATGTATACCGGTGTTATTGAAGGTGTTGGTCCACGTTACTGCCCATCAATCGAAGATAAAATTCACCGTTTCGCTGATAAAGACTCACATCAAGTATTTTTGGA
This genomic stretch from Acinetobacter oleivorans DR1 harbors:
- a CDS encoding DUF3426 domain-containing protein, yielding MNEKQTRCPKCLTVYKVSLTQLTVAQGMVCCPKCDSSFNALTHLINIENPVIVNSSTLANGSMQTRYMTHSHVLDIFDQKVENSNIDLLTYLNNLNYFHNEPINALPNLNLAEQTSSQEQDNNKKHSWLYYTLWSSANLILILVFTFQILWFNPKLMHASPTVSHAFNYVCGIMHCNKSAEQYQLIYIEKLKLRKVDTSHTQFSGILLNQNDKSIELPNLKLSFSTEPNKTKEIILTPQQYLVENLRGIQRIPSDTPFRFQFELNKSKKSLLNYRLEIVHP
- the prmA gene encoding 50S ribosomal protein L11 methyltransferase; the encoded protein is MKWLQIHITVDQEQVEFTETLLMSLGAVSVTLDDAEDQALLEPLPGETPLWNKVIVTGIYQQDEQDPIDVDTLEAFLKAQLPDAPIRHEELEDQVWERAWMDYYEPIQIGEKFWIVPEWLEPPEADATNIKLDPGLAFGTGNHASTFLCLQWLGKTDVKDKIVIDYGCGSGILGVAALLLGAKKVYATDIDPQAVLATKQNAELNGVLDGLYVGLPEEFDQEFKPQQADVLVANILAGPLMVLAPEFANLIKSEGEFALAGVIEEQVADVSGVYSEFFDILDVEKREENWCRISGKRKTIN
- a CDS encoding lipase chaperone; translation: MKTTMLKILTASLLCFSGVTFTHAATNHTAKSTHTAKSSKTASHTADSSKSVAQKELRACVKKQQGEWVSYSHNGVTFNGTCEPNENGKLQFKAPAP